Genomic segment of Microbacterium hydrocarbonoxydans:
CTCCTCATCGCCGTCGGCGTAGGCGCGATAGTACGCGTTCGCGATGTCGGGTGCCATCGCGAACGCCGCCGACGAGTAGAGCGGAACGCCGATGCCGCGGTACGCGGCCTGCGTGAGCTCGGCCGTGAGCAGGCCGTTGAAGAACGCGAAGTCCGAGCGTCCCTCCTCGGCGACCGCGCGCACGATCAGCTGGGTCGCGCCGATGTCGCCGGTGCCGTCCTTGAATCCGACGACGCGAGGGTTCGCCACGAGTCGGCGCACGGTCTCGACCGAATACTGCGCACTGCCGCGGTGGTAGACGATAACCGGCAGATCAGCGGCATCGGCGATCTGCTCGACGTAGGCCGCGAGACCCTGTTGCGTGCCGCCGACGAGGTACGGCGGCAGCACGAGCAGTCCGTCGGCCCCCGCGTCCGCCGCCGCCCGCGCGACCTCGATCGCATGTCCGAGCGGCCCGCCGGCACCGGCGATCACGGGCACGCGGCCGGCCACCGCGGTCACGGCGGTGCGGACGACCGCCGCGGCCTCGCTCGCCGAGAGAGCGTGGAACTCGCCGGTGCCGCACGCGGGGAACACGCCGCCCGCACCGGCCTCGACGCCGGTGGCGACGTGGGCGGCGAGCAGGTCGTGGTCGATCGTGCCGTCGGTGGTGAACGGAGTCACCGGGAAGAAGAGGATTCCATCGAAGTCCATGTCGAGCCTTTCAGGAGACGGAGGCGGTGGCGGGCGCGGTGACGAGTTCGTCGCGCCAGGTGCGGGTGGGACGCCAGCCGAGCAGTCGGGTGGCCTTGGCGGAGGAGAAAGCGGGTGTGCGGCCGGTGAGCTCCGACGCCGCATGCGCGGTGCCGGGATGGAACTGCGGCAGCAGCTCGCTCAAGGGGTGGCGGGCGAGTGCGTCGTCGGCGCCGACGAAGAAGACCTCGCCGTTGGGGATGTCGTCGAGCGCGGCCAGCAGAGTGTCGGCGAAGTTCGCGACGTCGCGGGCATCGACGTAGTTGAAGAGGGCCGGAGCCGACAGCGCCGGATCGTCGAGACGCTCGAGCACGGTGTGCCCCTGCTGAGTGGGCGCGCCCGCCCACTCCTCGGGAGCGATGACGTAGCAGGGCCGGAACGAGGCGAAGCGCACGTCATCGCCGGTCTGCCGCCGCAGCATGGCGACGGTCTGCTCGATCAGGAGCTTCGACAGGGCATAGGCGTTCCACGGCTCGGTGGCGGAGTCCTCATCGAGGGGAAGACGATCGGGCGCCCAGCCGCGCGGAGCGCCGTAGCCGATCACGGTCGGGCTGGAGGCCGCGACGATCCGATGGATGCCGGCGTGCACCGCGCCGCCGAGCACCGACTGCGCGAGCGCCGCGTTGGTACGCAGGATGACGTCTTCAGGGGCGGCGAAGGGCACGGCGATCGCGGCGAGGTGGATGAGCGCATCGGCGTGCGTGCCGCCGAGCGCCGATGCGGTGGCGTCCGCATCCGTGAGATCGAGGGAGAGCTGCGAGATTCCGGGGCGCTCGAGGTGCTCGGTCGGAGCGCGGTCGATCGACACGAGCTCGTGCCCCGCCTCTGCGAGACCGGTCACCAGAGTCCGGCCGAGGCGACCGGACCCGCCGGTGACGGCGATCTTCATCGGCCCGACTCGAGGAGCTCGATGCCGAGGTCGGCGACCTTCACCGGCAGGCCGGTCTCGAGGGAGCGGTTGCCGGCGATGCCGACCGCGATCGAGCGGATGCCGTCGGTCCAGTCCGCCGGACGTGCGAGGGGATCGTCGCCCGGGCCTTCGAACACATCGGACAGGAGCAGGGCGTCGCCGCCGCCGTGACCGCCGTCACCGCCGTCGATGGGCACCTCGTAGGCCGCCTCCCAGTGCCGCTGCACGAGGATGCGCTCGCCTTCGGGCCGGTGCTCGGTCGCGCCGTCACCGCCGGAGAGGCTGGGGTCGATGTGCGGGTGCAGGCCTTCGCCGGCCAGCACGGCGCCGCGCTCGATGACCTCGAGCTCGACACGACCGAGAGTGCCGTTGATCGCGACGCGGTACCCCTCCCACGGAGAGTGCGCGTTCAGCGAGTACGACAGCGTGGCTCCCGAGGCGTAGTCGACGACGAGCGCCAGGTTGTCTTCGATCGTGATGCCCTCGCTGAACACGTCGAGGTCCCGCACGTAGCCGTCGTGCTGTTCTGCCTCGAGGTACAGCGCGGTCAGGCGCTCGTCGGTGCGCAGGTCGAGCTCGAACAGATCGCCCCCGTCGTGCGTGCCGCGCGCAGGTCGCTCGCCCAAGCCGCGGCTCGCCGCGTTCTCGGCACCGTAGAAGCGCAGTCCTCCTGAGGCGAAAACGCGCGTGGGCTGCGAGCGGATCCACCAGTTGACGAGGTCGAAGTGATGGCTCGACTTGTGCACGAGCAGCCCGCCCGAGTTCTTCTTCTCGCGGTGCCAGCGGCGGAAGTAGTCGGCGCCGTGATTGGTGTCGAGCATCCACGAGAAGTCCACCGAGGTGACCTGGCCGACAGTGCCGTCCTGGATGATGCGGCGCAGCGCGCTGTTGCGCGGGGAATAGCGGTAGTTGAACGTCAGCACCACCTGGCGGCCCGTGCGCTCCACGGCCTGCTCGATACGCGCGGCGCTCGCCGCATCGATCGTGAGGGGCTTCTCGACGACCACGTCGGCGCCTGCCTCGAGGGAGCGGACGATGAGCTCGGCGTGCAGGTCGTCTCGCGAGCAGATGATCACCCTGTCGACGCGCTCGTCGCGGATGACCTGCTCGAGCTCGTCCGGGGTGGCGAGTCGGGGCGCGGGTGCGCCTGCGTCGGCGACGCGTGCGGCGTGGAACGCGGCGCGCACCGGGTTGGGCTCGACGATCGCGACCAGCTCGGCGCGATCCCGGTGTGCTCCGGTGATCGCATCGACATACATCTGGGCGCGGACTCCGGCACCGGCGAGGGCGTAACGCAGACGGGACATCAAATACTCCGAATCTCAGGAAACGTTTTCTCACCGTAACACCCCAGCGACCCGCACGAAAGGTCCTTTCGCGAATCGGGCCACGCCAGCCGTGGACAGGAACCGGTTTCCCGACTACCTTGAGACGGATGAAACTCATCGACGATGTGAGCTCCTACCGCAACCCGATCATCGATGCCGATGTTCCCGATCCCGACGCCATCCGCGTGGGGGATCGCTTCTACCTCGTGGCATCGAGCTTCCACCGTGCGCCCGGGCTGCCCGTCTTCACGTCCGACGACCTGGTCACGTGGGAGCGCATCGGCTATGCCCTCGAGGGCAACGTGCCGGACGCGTGGTTCGCGCAGCCTCGACATGGCGGAGGCGTGTGGGCGCCGTCGATCCGGCATCAGGACGGGCTCTTCCATGTCGTCTACCCCGACCCCGATCAGGGCGTGTTCGTGGTGACGGCTCAGGACCCGGCGGGTCCGTGGTCGGCGCCTCATCTACTGCTTCCGGGGCTCGGGATCATCGACCCCTGCCCCCTGTGGGACGACGACGGTCAGGCGTACCTCGTGCACGGCTGGGCGCGATCACGGGCGGGGCGCAAGAACCTCGTCACCGTGATCCCCGTCGACGCCCAGCTGCGGCATCCGGTCGGCCCCGCCGTCGACGTCATCGACGGCGACCTCCTCGACGGCTTCACGACTCTCGAGGGTCCCAAGTTCTACAAGCGCGACGGCGAGTACTGGATCTTCGCGCCCGCCGGCGGCGTCGCCACAGGATGGCAGGCGGTGTTCCGCGGGCCGACGCCGTTCGGTCCGTTCGAGCACCGGATCACCCTCTCCCAGGGCGCGACACCGGTGAACGGACCGCACCAGGGCGCGTGGGTCGATGATGGTCGCGGGGGCGACTGGTTCCTGCACTTCCAGGACAGGGGGGTCTACGGCCGGGTGCTGCACCTGCAGCCGATGGCCTGGGACGCCGACGGGTGGCCCGTGATGGGCGAGGCGGTGGGCGGCGGCGATGCCCAGCCGGTGCTGCGGCATCCGACGCCGTTCGGCACATCGCAGGGATCGCGAACGCTCGCGCGGTCGGATGACTTCGCCGAAGGGCGCCCGAGCAGTCACTGGCAGTGGGAGGCCGGGGTCGACCCGAGGGCCGTGGTCCCCGGCGGCCCCGGTCTGGGATTGCGCAGCAGCCCGGACGGGGGCAACGTGCGCACGCTGGCGAGAGTGCTCTCGCAGAACCTGTCAGGGCAGCCGTGCACGGCGCATGTCGAGGTCTCGCTGCAGACCGCGGGGCTGCATGAGCGCGCCGGAATGGCGGTGCTCGGACTGGACTACGCGTGGGCGGGGATCCGGCAAACGGATTCCGGCCCCGAGGCCGTCGTCGCCATGCGCGGGCGTGACGACCAGGTCGAACGGGTGGTGGCCACGTTCCCGCTGCACGACGACCGCGTTCGGGTGGGCGTCACCGTGGATGCCGATGCTCGCGTGCGATTCACGCTGGGTGCGACCTCGATCGACCCGCAGTTCACCGCCGTCGAGGGGCACTGGGTCGGTGCGTCTCTGTCTCTCTTCGCGGCTGCTCCGTTCGGCCGGCCCGACGCGATCGGCCGCTTCGTCGACTTCACCATCCATACGCAGGAAAGCTGATCATGGCGACCAGACGTGCGCGCAGCACACCCACCCGTGAGACGACGATCAACGACATCGCACGGGTCGCGGGCGTCTCGAAGGCGACCGTCTCGCGAGTCGCCAACGGCGTCAGCACCGTGAACGAAGAGATCGCGCAGCGGGTGCGCGCGGTGATCGACGAGCTCGGATACACCCCGAGCCAGACCGCCAGGTCGCTGTCGCTCGGGTCGAGCCGCACGGTCGGGGTGCTGCTGCCCGACCTCGGCAACCCGATGTTCCATCAGGTGCTGCACGGCTTCAACAGGGCGGCCTCTCAGGACGGCTACCACGTGATCGTCACGGATGCATTCGAAGACGCGGATGCCGAGGCCGAGCTCGCCCGAGATCTTCGCGACCGCACCGACGCGGTGGCGCTGTTCGCCCCCCGCATGCCGAGGGAGAGCCTGCTGCAGCTGCTGCCGCGCGTGTCTCCCGTCGTGGTCTTCAACCGCACGACCGGCAAGAACGCGGGTTCCGTGCTCATCGACTACCACGAGGGCATACTGCTGCTCGCACGGCATCTGATGCAGCTCGGCCATCGCCGCATCGCCTTCCTCGCGGGCCCGACGTACGCGCGTGCGAACTGGGAGCGCGAACGCGGACTCGACGAGCTCCGCACCGAGGAGTCGGAGGTGGAGATCATCGACGTGCCGTGCGGCCACTCCTTCGAAGACGGATACGACTCCTGGCCGGCGCTTCGCAAGACCGGGGCGACAGCCGTGATCGCGTACAACGATGTCGTGGCGCTCGGACTCCTCGGACGCCTGTCGGAGGAGGGGGTCGCGGTACCGGGGGAGATCTCGGTGGCCGGTTTCGACGACATCCCGTTCTCGCGCTTCTCGTCGCCGTCGCTCACGACGATGACGTCGAGGCTGTCGGAGATCGGGGCACGCATCTGGGAGGTGCTGCGCGCCGAGATGACCGATGACCCGATCCGTGACCCCATCATGTTCTCGCCGGAGCTCGCGTCGCGCGCCAGCACCAGGGAGATCTCGTGAGTCTCGACCTGCTCCTGGCGGAGTCCGGCGCAGTGCGCTACCACGACGGCATCGACGTCGACCCGCAGCTGTCTCCTCGCCCGTATCTCACCGCCGTGACGAGGAACGGCGCCGCCGCGACCGCGGTCGGGCCCGACGACCACGTGCACCACCTCGGCATGAGCGTCGCGATCCCCGATGTGAACGGCACGACGTTCTGGGGCGGACGCACCTTCGTGCGCGGCGGCGGCTCTCAGCTGCTGCCGAATCACGGCAGGCAGCAGGTGCGATCGCGTGACGTCGAGCCCGGTCGCATCACAGAACAGCTGGCGTGGATCGGCCCGGAGGAGACCGGGGCAGCACCGCTGCTCGAGGAGCTGAGGACGATCTCGGTGCGCGAGGGAGCCGATGGCATCGACGTGCACTGGCACACCGAGCTCACCGCGTCTCATGGCGCCGTCAGCTTCGGCAGCCCGCAGACCAACGGCCGCGACGGGGCCTTCTACGGCGGGATCTTCTGGCGCGCGTCGTTCCTCGAAGGGCGCGTGCGCTGTGCGAGCGGCGAGGGGACGGATGCCGCGCACGGCTCGCTCTCGCCGTGGCTCGCCGTCGACGGGCCCGGCGTCTCACTGGTCGCCACCACCTCGAACGGCGACATGCCCTGGTTCGTGCGCGCCGACGGATACGTGGGCTTCGGGCCCGGGGTCGCCGTGACCGGTCGCCGCAGCCTGGCCGCCGGCGAGACGCTGCGACTCGACCTCCGCGTCGCGATCCTCGAAGATCCCCCCGCAGATCCTGCGGCGGTCGCGAGACGGCTGGGGGCCTGAGCCATGACATCCGACCTGCAGCGACTGCTCGACGGGGCGCACGCGGCCGACATCGCGATCCACTCGCTCGCGATCAGCGTCGACGGCGAGGAGCGGGTGCGCACCGCGGTGCAGCCGTGGGGGCACGCCGTGCCGCATCGCATGTACTCGGTGTCGAAGTCGGTCACGTCGCTCGCGATCCTGCTGCTGGCCGACGAGGGGCGGCTCAGCCTCGACGACCCGATCATCGATCACTTCCCCGAGATGGCACCCGTGCACACGTGGCTCGCCGCCACTCGCATCGACGACATGCTGGCGATGACGGGTCCGCACCCTCGCACCACGTACGACGTCGACGGCGACGGGTGGCTGGAGTCGTACTTCCGGGTGCCGCCGACGCATCGCCCCGGCACGCTGTTCACCTACGACACGAGCGCGAGCTATGTGCTCAGCGCACTCGTCGAGCGGCTGGCGCAGGTACCGATGCTCGAGTACCTGCGCCCGCGACTGCTGGATCCGCTGGGTGTGGGACGCAGCATGAGGTTCCTCACCGGCCCCGAGGGCATCAGCCACGGCGGCTCAGGACTGATCGCGGCTCCGGGCGACATGCTGCGGATCGCCGAAGCCGTGAACGGCACGGTCGACGTGCTGCCGGCGGGGGTCAGAGCCCGTCTGATCGAGCGCCGCAGCCACCCTGCGACGCAGACGTGGGGCGCCGCGCTGCGCCACGGGTACGGCCGTCAGATCTGGCTGCCCGGCGCCGGATGCTGGCTGATGTTCGGCCTCGGCGGACAGCTGGTGTACGGCGACCCCTCGAGAGGGCTCGCCGCCGTGGTCACCGCCGACGCGACGACTCTGGCGAGCGGCGACCAGCGACTCCTGGACCTCTTCATCGCGGCGCTCGCCCACGACGATGACGACGCTCGTGGTCAGGTGCTGCTGCATCCGCCGACGCCGCCGCATGATTTCGCTGCGGCGCGGTCGGTGCACGGCACAGGCACGCTCCTCTCGGGCGAGGGTGCTCCGTCACGGCTCTCGGTCGCTCTCGACGCCGACGGCGGCGCCCTCACGATCGACGGCCTGACGCTGCGATTCGACACCGCGAGCCCGACCGTGACGACCCTGCCCCTCGGCGATGCGGTCATCACGGCGGGCTGGTCGTCGCCGGGAGTGCTCGACGCGCGGGTGAGTGCGGCTGCCGACGACATCGCCTCGGTGCGGCTGCGGCTCGTCGCGACGGATGACGGCATCCTCACCGTCATGTCGCAGGGCTCGGGACCCGAGATCGGCGTGCAATGGACCTGGCGCGGCAGCTACCGCATGCCGTGACGGCTGAGATCCGCCCCGGGGCTCAGCCCTTGACCGAGCCGATCAGCGCGCCCTTGACGAAGTAGCGCTGCACGAACGGGTACACGATCAGCATCGGCAGCGTGGCGACGAAGATCACGGCCATGCGCACCGACTGCGCGGGCGGCACGACGTCGACGGCCGCGCCGTCGGCGTTCAGGCCGCTGGCCACGATCACGATCTGGCGGAGCAGCACCTGCATCGGCCACAGCTCGGAGCTGTTGATGTAGAGGATCGCGGACTGGTAGGTGTTCCAGTAGTAGACCGCGTAGAACAGTCCGATCGTGGCGATCGAGGCCAGCGACAGCGGCAGCACGATGCGCCAGAACACGCCGAGCTCGCTGCACCCGTCGATCCGGGCGGCCTCTTCGAGGCTCTCGGGGATGCCCTGGAAGAAGCTGCGCATGATCACGAAGTTGAACGCGTTGATCGCCACCGGGATGATGAGCGACCAGAGCGAGTCGATCAGACCGAGGTTCTTGACCACGATGAAGGTCGGGATCATCCCGCCCGAGAACAGCATCGTGAACAGCACCAGGAAGTTGATCACCCGGCGGCCCTTCAGGTGCTTCTTCGACAGCGCGTACGCCATGAACGCCGTGAGGATCAGACTGATCAGCGTGCCGCCGATCGTGACGATCGCCGACACCCCCAGAGCCCGGAAGATCGTCGGCGTCGAGAGGATGTACCGATACGCGTCGAGGCTGAAGGTCTCGGGCCAGAGGATGAAGGGTCGTGTCGCGAGCTCGCCGGGCGTCGCCAGAGAGCTGGCGAGCACGTTCACGAAGGGCAGCAGGCAGGCCAGCGCGAACGCGGTGAGGATCACGGCGTTGACCACCATGAACACGCGACGGCCGGGCGTGACCGAGCGGCGCTTGCGCGCGGCCTCGCGGACGCGGATCGGAACAGTGGCGTCGTCGACGCGGGGCAGGGTGCTGGTCATGACGAACTCCGAGGGGTGGCGGTGCGCACCGCGAACAGTGCGGCGGCGATGAGGAAGAAGAAGGCGACCGGGTACAGGATGAACTGCGTTCCGAGCAGGCAGGCCAGTCCCGCAGCCAGGAAGCACAGGCCGGTCGCTCGGCGGCGCGGGCGCAGCCGAGCGAAGAAGAAGCCGATCGCCGTGCACAGCGCGACCACGATGAACGAGAACCCGAACCACGCGGCCATGGTGTTCAGCACGACGTGCGCGTCGGCCTGGGCCAGCTCGAGGCCCGCGGCGCGCACGGCCGGCACGACCGTGGAGCGCAGGGTCTCGTCGTCGCTGCGGGTGATCACCAATGCGAAGCCGCCCTGCAGCACGGCGGCTGCCGTGAGGCCGATGCCGGCGATGATGAGCTCGGCCCGGCGGCGGAAGGGGGGAGCGGCGGTCTCGGCCTCGCGGATCGCGGTGGTGGTCATCGCGTCACCTGCACGCTGTCGTCGGCGACGAGGTCGGGCCCGATCACGCCGTCGAGCCGAAGGCCCGAGATGCGCAGGCCCGTCGCGAACTGCGCCTGGATGCCGGCCGCAGCCATCGCGGGCACGCCGTCGGCCATGGCAGGAACGGCCGGCTCGGCATCCGGTGCGAACGAGATGCTCACATGATCGAGCGTCACGTCGTCGAGCGGAGCCTCGGGCAGGCCGGAGATGAACGCGGCGCAGGACTGCACGTTCGTCGCGGTGATGTGCGACAGGTGGATGCCGCGGAACCGCGGCGTGCCCGCGTCGACCGGCTGGGGGGTGCGAGCCGACACGATCGGCAGCTTGCCGTCGGGACCGCAGAAGTAGAAGGGATTGATGACGAGCGGGCACATGACGCCGTCCATCACGATGTTCGACACCCGCACGTCGGCGACGGTGCCGCCGCGCCCGCGACGGGACTTGATGCGGATGCCGCGGTCGGTGCCCTGGAAGACGCAGTTCGAGATCACGACCCCGCGCACACCTCCCGACATCTCGCTGCCGATCACGACGCCTCCGTGCCCGTGGATCATCGTGCAGTTCGTGATGGCGATGTTCTCGCACGGCACGCGATCGGGCGAACCCTCGCTGCCGGCCTTGATCGCGATGCAGTCGTCGCCGACGTCGATGTGGCAGTCGCTGATGCGCACGTTCCGGCACGACTCGGGGTCGATGCCGTCGGTGTTGGGCGAGTCGGGAGGATTGATGATGCGGATGCCGGTGATGCGCACGTCGTCGCAGAGCAGCGGGTGCACGGTCCAGGCGGGGGAGTCGCGCAGCGTCACGCCCGAGATCTCGACCCGCGAGCATCCGTGCAGGCCGATCATGGTCGGACGCGGGTGGGCGAGCTCGCCGGCGCGGAACGCCGTCCACCACCATGCGCCGCCGCCGTCGATCTCGCCACGACCGGTGATGGCCACATCGACCGCATCCCGTGCGTACAGGC
This window contains:
- a CDS encoding DUF6807 family protein; amino-acid sequence: MSLDLLLAESGAVRYHDGIDVDPQLSPRPYLTAVTRNGAAATAVGPDDHVHHLGMSVAIPDVNGTTFWGGRTFVRGGGSQLLPNHGRQQVRSRDVEPGRITEQLAWIGPEETGAAPLLEELRTISVREGADGIDVHWHTELTASHGAVSFGSPQTNGRDGAFYGGIFWRASFLEGRVRCASGEGTDAAHGSLSPWLAVDGPGVSLVATTSNGDMPWFVRADGYVGFGPGVAVTGRRSLAAGETLRLDLRVAILEDPPADPAAVARRLGA
- a CDS encoding NAD(P)-dependent oxidoreductase; the encoded protein is MKIAVTGGSGRLGRTLVTGLAEAGHELVSIDRAPTEHLERPGISQLSLDLTDADATASALGGTHADALIHLAAIAVPFAAPEDVILRTNAALAQSVLGGAVHAGIHRIVAASSPTVIGYGAPRGWAPDRLPLDEDSATEPWNAYALSKLLIEQTVAMLRRQTGDDVRFASFRPCYVIAPEEWAGAPTQQGHTVLERLDDPALSAPALFNYVDARDVANFADTLLAALDDIPNGEVFFVGADDALARHPLSELLPQFHPGTAHAASELTGRTPAFSSAKATRLLGWRPTRTWRDELVTAPATASVS
- a CDS encoding serine hydrolase domain-containing protein; protein product: MTSDLQRLLDGAHAADIAIHSLAISVDGEERVRTAVQPWGHAVPHRMYSVSKSVTSLAILLLADEGRLSLDDPIIDHFPEMAPVHTWLAATRIDDMLAMTGPHPRTTYDVDGDGWLESYFRVPPTHRPGTLFTYDTSASYVLSALVERLAQVPMLEYLRPRLLDPLGVGRSMRFLTGPEGISHGGSGLIAAPGDMLRIAEAVNGTVDVLPAGVRARLIERRSHPATQTWGAALRHGYGRQIWLPGAGCWLMFGLGGQLVYGDPSRGLAAVVTADATTLASGDQRLLDLFIAALAHDDDDARGQVLLHPPTPPHDFAAARSVHGTGTLLSGEGAPSRLSVALDADGGALTIDGLTLRFDTASPTVTTLPLGDAVITAGWSSPGVLDARVSAAADDIASVRLRLVATDDGILTVMSQGSGPEIGVQWTWRGSYRMP
- a CDS encoding glycoside hydrolase family 28 protein — translated: MSGTQVQSTESSVVRTTRALQDAIDRAADAGGGRVSVTPGVHETGALRLRSHVELHLEAGAVLRFVADPALYPPVDARWEGAATTIHSPCLYARDAVDVAITGRGEIDGGGAWWWTAFRAGELAHPRPTMIGLHGCSRVEISGVTLRDSPAWTVHPLLCDDVRITGIRIINPPDSPNTDGIDPESCRNVRISDCHIDVGDDCIAIKAGSEGSPDRVPCENIAITNCTMIHGHGGVVIGSEMSGGVRGVVISNCVFQGTDRGIRIKSRRGRGGTVADVRVSNIVMDGVMCPLVINPFYFCGPDGKLPIVSARTPQPVDAGTPRFRGIHLSHITATNVQSCAAFISGLPEAPLDDVTLDHVSISFAPDAEPAVPAMADGVPAMAAAGIQAQFATGLRISGLRLDGVIGPDLVADDSVQVTR
- a CDS encoding LacI family DNA-binding transcriptional regulator, with translation MATRRARSTPTRETTINDIARVAGVSKATVSRVANGVSTVNEEIAQRVRAVIDELGYTPSQTARSLSLGSSRTVGVLLPDLGNPMFHQVLHGFNRAASQDGYHVIVTDAFEDADAEAELARDLRDRTDAVALFAPRMPRESLLQLLPRVSPVVVFNRTTGKNAGSVLIDYHEGILLLARHLMQLGHRRIAFLAGPTYARANWERERGLDELRTEESEVEIIDVPCGHSFEDGYDSWPALRKTGATAVIAYNDVVALGLLGRLSEEGVAVPGEISVAGFDDIPFSRFSSPSLTTMTSRLSEIGARIWEVLRAEMTDDPIRDPIMFSPELASRASTREIS
- a CDS encoding 5-dehydro-4-deoxyglucarate dehydratase produces the protein MDFDGILFFPVTPFTTDGTIDHDLLAAHVATGVEAGAGGVFPACGTGEFHALSASEAAAVVRTAVTAVAGRVPVIAGAGGPLGHAIEVARAAADAGADGLLVLPPYLVGGTQQGLAAYVEQIADAADLPVIVYHRGSAQYSVETVRRLVANPRVVGFKDGTGDIGATQLIVRAVAEEGRSDFAFFNGLLTAELTQAAYRGIGVPLYSSAAFAMAPDIANAYYRAYADGDEERRLALLDGFYRPLVELRDETPGFGVSLIKAGLRLSGLAVGPVRAPLVDPTPAQEARLAEILAAGRALL
- a CDS encoding carbohydrate ABC transporter permease, whose protein sequence is MTSTLPRVDDATVPIRVREAARKRRSVTPGRRVFMVVNAVILTAFALACLLPFVNVLASSLATPGELATRPFILWPETFSLDAYRYILSTPTIFRALGVSAIVTIGGTLISLILTAFMAYALSKKHLKGRRVINFLVLFTMLFSGGMIPTFIVVKNLGLIDSLWSLIIPVAINAFNFVIMRSFFQGIPESLEEAARIDGCSELGVFWRIVLPLSLASIATIGLFYAVYYWNTYQSAILYINSSELWPMQVLLRQIVIVASGLNADGAAVDVVPPAQSVRMAVIFVATLPMLIVYPFVQRYFVKGALIGSVKG
- a CDS encoding glycoside hydrolase 43 family protein; this encodes MKLIDDVSSYRNPIIDADVPDPDAIRVGDRFYLVASSFHRAPGLPVFTSDDLVTWERIGYALEGNVPDAWFAQPRHGGGVWAPSIRHQDGLFHVVYPDPDQGVFVVTAQDPAGPWSAPHLLLPGLGIIDPCPLWDDDGQAYLVHGWARSRAGRKNLVTVIPVDAQLRHPVGPAVDVIDGDLLDGFTTLEGPKFYKRDGEYWIFAPAGGVATGWQAVFRGPTPFGPFEHRITLSQGATPVNGPHQGAWVDDGRGGDWFLHFQDRGVYGRVLHLQPMAWDADGWPVMGEAVGGGDAQPVLRHPTPFGTSQGSRTLARSDDFAEGRPSSHWQWEAGVDPRAVVPGGPGLGLRSSPDGGNVRTLARVLSQNLSGQPCTAHVEVSLQTAGLHERAGMAVLGLDYAWAGIRQTDSGPEAVVAMRGRDDQVERVVATFPLHDDRVRVGVTVDADARVRFTLGATSIDPQFTAVEGHWVGASLSLFAAAPFGRPDAIGRFVDFTIHTQES
- a CDS encoding Gfo/Idh/MocA family oxidoreductase — its product is MSRLRYALAGAGVRAQMYVDAITGAHRDRAELVAIVEPNPVRAAFHAARVADAGAPAPRLATPDELEQVIRDERVDRVIICSRDDLHAELIVRSLEAGADVVVEKPLTIDAASAARIEQAVERTGRQVVLTFNYRYSPRNSALRRIIQDGTVGQVTSVDFSWMLDTNHGADYFRRWHREKKNSGGLLVHKSSHHFDLVNWWIRSQPTRVFASGGLRFYGAENAASRGLGERPARGTHDGGDLFELDLRTDERLTALYLEAEQHDGYVRDLDVFSEGITIEDNLALVVDYASGATLSYSLNAHSPWEGYRVAINGTLGRVELEVIERGAVLAGEGLHPHIDPSLSGGDGATEHRPEGERILVQRHWEAAYEVPIDGGDGGHGGGDALLLSDVFEGPGDDPLARPADWTDGIRSIAVGIAGNRSLETGLPVKVADLGIELLESGR